The DNA window TACGGCCAGGGCTGGTTCCTGATCGCCGGCGAGCGCGTCCTCGAGGCGGACCTCGACGTCTGAGACGCGACTCGAGTTTCCTCGTGATCGGTGTTGAGACGATCGTCGATTCGCCCTGGTCAACGTTGCCCGCTCGGCGTCCGTTGGCCGGCCGTTCGATGAGATTGTGCTTGCTGAAGGAACGAAACTGGACTGAACTGTTCGATACGTACAGGAGTCTACCGGGTAGTGAGAATGCTGTTAGCTACGGTGATACCCCACGAGGGACGGCATCTACGATCGTGTCGGGAGGGCACACCACCTCCATGCGATAATGATCTCCCCATCTTACCCGAGGAGGTTCTGAATCGTCAGGACGACGAAGAGCACAATTACCGCCTCAGAGATGATCCACGAGTTGTCATCCATCCAGTCGCGAAGTTCGGGGAGTGCGGCTTCGGCGCGGGCTCCGAGTAAGAGTACACCCAGTGACGGGAGCGCTAAGATGAAGAGCGTGAGCAAGACAAACCCCGTCGCATCAGTAACCGGGGCGTCGTTGGCAGCGAGATAGGTTCCGACACTAACCGAGGTAATGATGTTGGTCGGAAAAAACCCCAATAAGAGGAATCCTAGTCGAAACGAGAACCGCGGCGTCGCACCTGCCAACTTGCCCATCCACTCTGGCGGTTCCGACACGGCCCGCTTTCGATAGGTGTCCACCGCTGCAAAGAGGAGGAGAACGAGAACGGCGACATAGAGGAGGTGTTTCGCCCTCGCCCCCAAAAAACCGCCACCGCTGATACTGTTTCCGAGGCGGTACGCGACCACCACGACAGAACTGATCGAGAGGGTGGCACCGAAGACGTAGGCCACCGAGTTCGTCCGCCACTGTTCGCTCGTCGCGAGGAAGATCGAGGAGAGAATCTGTGGCCCTGCGATCATCACGATGGCCAGCGGGAGAACATCGACGAGACTCATTGTTCGTACTCGCCGTGATCCGATTTAGTTGGTCGATCGAGACGTCCGAGGTGAGAAGTGCGGGCCGTGTGTGCCATTGTTTGGTGTCCGTCCGAGAGTAGTAGGACTGCAAACGCAATTAATCATGTATCGGATCTGGAGAACAGGTCACTATTGCTGACAGTACGACGACGCGTTTGGGCGGTATTCAAACGCAATTCGTGATTGGGATCGCTGAGACCACCTGTCAGTCCGGCAAGTACGTGATCCGAACGGACCGTGATTTACACCCCGGCCGTAAATGCAGAAACCGTATTTCTAGCCCTGTTACAAGTGACTGCGCAGCGCCTCGTTCATCGCGTCGACCGGCGCCTCCTGGCCGGTCCAGATTTCGAAGGCGTCGACGCCTTGGAACAGCAGCATCCAGGCGCCGTCGATCGTCTGAGCACCGGCGTTGGCGGCGTCCTGCAGGAACCGCGTCTCGAACGGCTTGTACACCGCGTCGAAGGCGACGAGATCCTCGTGCCAGGCGTCGGCCGGGGCGACCGACTCGTCCGACTCCAGCCCGACGCTGGTCGCGTTGGCGACGACGTCGGCGTCGGCCATCAAGTCCGGCAGTTCCTCGAGTCCGTGGCCGGTCGCGCCCGGGACCTCGTCGGCGAGGTCGTGCGCCTTGGACTCCGTCCGATTGGCGATCTGCACGTCGGCGCCCGCTTCCTCGAACCCGAAGGCGAGCGCCCGGGCGGCGCCGCCGGCACCGACGACGACCGCGCGACCCCCCTCGAGGTCGACGCCGTGGTGCTCGAAGGCCCGAAGCGTGCCGGTCATGTCGGTGTTGTACCCGACGGGCCCGTCCTCGGTGAAGTCGATCGTGTTGACCGCTCCGACCCGTTCGATTTGCGCGTCCGGCTCGGCGAACTCGAAGGCGTCGTGTTTGAACGGCAGCGTGACTGTCAGGCCGTCGATACCGAGCGCCTCGGCGCCGCGAAACGCCTCCTGGATCCGATCGGGATCGGCCTCGAAGGTGACGAACTTGGCGTCGATGCCGAGTTCGCGGAAGGCGGCTTCGTGCAGCGGCGGCGACAGTGAGTGCTCGACGGGGTTGCCGATGATACCGTAGACGTCCATACCCGTGGTCGCGACGGCGAGAAAGATAATGTTCACGATTTGTTGCACGAGAACCCGGGTAGCCGTCGGTCCGAGAAGTCTGCTAAATATGCCGTCGAGAATCTCTCAGTCGCTACGGACGAACGTGACCGGACACGGCGCATTGAGGAGCGCGTACTGCGCAGTACTCCCGAATATAGCCTTCCCCGTCGGGGACCGGTTCCCGCCGCAGATAACGACGCGATCGGCGTTCACCTCGTTCGCGGTATCGACGATCGCTTCTCCGGTATTGTCGGTGATCCGACCGTGAACGGTAATCGGCATCCCGTAGTTTCGAGTCGGATCGCGCAATCCGGCCGCCGCTTGCCGAACCGACTGCGACCGCTTCGCGAGTTCGTCCGGCTCCGGCGGCGAGTCTGCGTCGTACTCGAGCCGCTGGATCGTCTTCTCGAACTCGTCGGTGGAAAAGGGACAAACGAGATGGACAGTTGCGTGAGCGGGACCGGCGACCTCCGCGACTACATCACTCACATTATCAATTTGACCGCTATCTATTTCAGAAACAGCTACGACAATTGATGATACTGATTGGCCGCGGTCCTTACCCCGTTGGTAACGGGACCGATCTCGGTTCGTTGTGTTTGAATCTACCATTGCGAACCGAATCCGGAATAAGTGCGTTTTTCAGCGGTGTCGAGCCCATTATATCGATTCTGGTTGTTGGATAGATGATCCATTTATCGAATGCTTCGGGGCCAGTCGCCGTGAGAGGACTGCTTGCAAAGTCGAGCCGAATCTACGACGACCCAACACCATATATCATATATACAGAATAGACAGAAATTAGAGTGTCAGGCTCGAGCCGGACGGGTTCCGATCAGCGGAACCGGCCGAGCAGTTCGTAGTCTCCGTCAGGGTCGTACCGGCGGAACAGCATACTGTTCGTCAGCACGGAGACGCTCGAGAACGCCATCGCGGCCGCAGCGAGTACCGGCTGCAGGAGGCCGAGCGACGCGAGCGGGATCATCGCCGTGTTGTAGCCGAGCGCCCACACGAGGTTCTGCTTGATCTTCTGCAGCGTGGCGTCCGAGATGCGGATCGCCTTCACGACGTCGAGCGGATCGTCGCGCATCAGCGTCACGTCGGCCGCCTCGATGGCGACGTCCGTCCCGGAGCCGATCGCCGTCCCGACGTGGGCGACGGCGAGCGCGGGAGCGTCGTTGACGCCGTCCCCGACCATCATCGCCTGTCGGCCCTCGTCCTGAATGCGCTCGACCGCGTCGGACTTGTCCTCCGGGAGGACCCCGGCGCGGACGTTCTCGGGGTCGATACCGACGCGCTGGGCGACCGCTCGAGCGGTCCGCTCGTTGTCGCCCGTGATCATCATCACGTCGACGCCGCGCTCCCGAAGGGCGGCCACGGCGTCGTCCGCCGTTTCCTTCACGGTGTCGGCGTCGGCGACGACGCCGATCAGATCGCCCTCGTAGGCGACGAGCATCGCCGTCTTCCCCTCGTTCTCGAGGCGCTCCATGGTCTCCGCGGCGGGCGAGGGATCGATTCCTTCGTCCCGCAGGAGTTTTCGGTTCCCGACCAGCACCTCGCCGCCGTCGACCGTCGCCCGGACGCCGTGGCCGGGGACGTTCTCGAACGCGTCGGGATCGACGACGTCGAGGCCGCGTTCCTCGGCACCCTCGACGAGCGCCTGGGCCAGCGGGTGTTCGCTCCCGCTCTCGGCCGACGCCGCGAGTCGGAGGACGTCGTCCTCCGAGAGGTCGGGTCGAGCGGTGAGTTGGCCGCCGTCAGGCGACGCCTCGCCGCCGTCCGGCAGCGGGGTTCCGTCCTCGCCGATGACGACTACGTCGGTGAGTTCCATTTCGCCCTCGGTGAGCGTCCCCGTCTTGTCGAAGACGACGGTGTCGACGTCCTTCGCGCGCTCGAGGACGTCGCCGCCTTTGAACAGCACGCCGTTCTGGGCGCCGATGGTGGTCCCGACCATCGTCGCGGCGGGCGTCGCGAGCCCGAGCGCGCAGGGACAGGCGATCAGCACGGCCGACGCGAAGACGATGACCGCGAACTCGAAGACCGACACGCCCCCGCCGGCCGGCGCGGGACCGCCGGCGACCTGGCCCCACACCGGGAGCCAGTCGACGACGCCGGCCAACGCCTCGGGGAACAGGAACCAGACGGCCCCCCAGAACAAGGCGTTCGCGATGACCGCGGGCACGAAGTACGCCGAGATGCGGTCCGCTAAGTTCTGGATATCGGGCTGGCGCGACTGGGCGTCCTTGACCGTCTGGACGATCTGCTGGAGCGCCGTGTCCGAGCCGACCTTCGTCGCTTCGACCACGAGGACGCCGTTCTCGTTGATAGTCGAGCCGACCACCTCGTCGCCTTCCTCCTTTTCGACGGGGACGGACTCGCCGGTGACCATCGACTCGTCGACGGCCGACTGCCCGTCGACGACGACGCCGTCCGTGGGGATCTTCTCGCCGGGCCGGACCTTCATTCGGTCGCCGACCGCAACGTCCTCGAGCGGAACCGCTTCCTCGGTTCCGTCTTCGCGAACGACCGTCGCCGTCTCGGCTTCCATCTCGAGCAGCTTCCGGAGTGCCTCACCGGCCTGGCCCTTCGAGCGGGCTTCGAGGTAGTTCCCCAGCGTGATGAACACGAGGATGAACGCGGCCGTGTCGAAGTACACGCCGCCGGCGATGAGTCCGAGCAGGACGGCCACGCTGTAGATGTACGCGGTGGACGAGCCCAGCGCGATGAGCACGTCCATGTTGGCCCGCTTGTTCCTGACGAGCGCCTTGTAGGAGTTCCTGTAGAACTGCCAGCCCAGCACGACCTGAACGGGCGTCGCGAGCGCGAACTCGACCCAGCCGAACTCGAGGCCGAAGACCTGTTCGGGCAGCGCAGTTCCACCCAACAGGAAGCGATCGGCCAGGAAGAACAGGAACGGGGCCGACAGCACCGCCCCGAACAGCGTCAGTCGAAGTTGCTTCCGAATTTCGTCCTGCCGGGCCGCGTCGCGCGCGTCCCGATCCGAGTCCTCGTCGTCGCCTTCCTCGCGAACCGGCGAGTAGCCGGCGTCCTCGATGGCGTCGTACAGGTCCGCGATCGAGGCGTCCGCGGGGTTGTAGGTGATCTGCGCCTCGTCAGTCGCGTAGTTGACGTCCGCGTCGACGACGCCCGGCGTCGACTCGAGTGCGGTTTCGTTGGTCTCCGCGCAGTTCGCACACGACATGTCGGCGATGGCGATCGTCACCGTCTCCGAGACGGCGCCGTAGCCGGCGTCGTCGATCGCGTCGTAGATCTCCGCGAGCGATACCTCATCGGGGTCGTACGTGACCGAGCCCTCGTCGGTGGCGTAGTTGGCGTTCGCCTCCGAGACGCCGTCGAGGGACTCGAGGGTGTCCTGAATCGTCGCCGAACAGTTGGCGCAGGACATCCCCGTGATATCGAGGTGGATAGTTCGGGTGGCCATACTGGTTCTTGTCTCGTCCTAGGGGCCCCACCTTTAGGCGGTTTTCTCCTTCGATGTGTCCGCTACGGCCGTCGATTTACTTTCGAATCCAAAGTGTCGTCAGACGCCTTCTTCCAGTTGCTGGTACCGGTCCTCGAAGCGGGAAAGACAGGACGGACAGCAGAAGTGGTAGACCTCGCCGTCGATCCGCGACGTTTCGCCCTCGCTGTCGACCGTGTTCCCGCACTCCGCACAGGAGAGCGCGAACTCGACGCCGTCGATCGACGGCGTCCACTCGACGCGGTCGACCAGCGTCACCGTGTAGTCGATCACCGTCACGTCCTCTAACAGCGTCTCGAGCCACGTCCGGACGTTCTGGGCCTCGATACGGGCGTAGAACCAGAGGTCGCCCTCCGCCGTCACGAACACGTGTTCGACGCCGTCCGCGTCGCGGACGCGTTCTCGAGCCGGCTCGAGCGACTCGGTCGGGAGTTCCGCCTGAATCAGGACGGGAACGCCGGCCCGAAGCTGCGACCGGTTGACGTCGATCGTGAAATTGTTGATGATACCCGTCTCCTGCAGCCGCTCGACGCGGTCCGAGACTGCTGGCCCCGACAGCCCGACGTGCTCGCCGATCTCGCTGAACGGTCGGCGGGCGTTC is part of the Halopiger aswanensis genome and encodes:
- a CDS encoding universal stress protein translates to MVDSNTTNRDRSRYQRGKDRGQSVSSIVVAVSEIDSGQIDNVSDVVAEVAGPAHATVHLVCPFSTDEFEKTIQRLEYDADSPPEPDELAKRSQSVRQAAAGLRDPTRNYGMPITVHGRITDNTGEAIVDTANEVNADRVVICGGNRSPTGKAIFGSTAQYALLNAPCPVTFVRSD
- a CDS encoding AsnC family transcriptional regulator: MRDLDETDMEILSLLAENARRPFSEIGEHVGLSGPAVSDRVERLQETGIINNFTIDVNRSQLRAGVPVLIQAELPTESLEPARERVRDADGVEHVFVTAEGDLWFYARIEAQNVRTWLETLLEDVTVIDYTVTLVDRVEWTPSIDGVEFALSCAECGNTVDSEGETSRIDGEVYHFCCPSCLSRFEDRYQQLEEGV
- a CDS encoding heavy metal translocating P-type ATPase; the protein is MATRTIHLDITGMSCANCSATIQDTLESLDGVSEANANYATDEGSVTYDPDEVSLAEIYDAIDDAGYGAVSETVTIAIADMSCANCAETNETALESTPGVVDADVNYATDEAQITYNPADASIADLYDAIEDAGYSPVREEGDDEDSDRDARDAARQDEIRKQLRLTLFGAVLSAPFLFFLADRFLLGGTALPEQVFGLEFGWVEFALATPVQVVLGWQFYRNSYKALVRNKRANMDVLIALGSSTAYIYSVAVLLGLIAGGVYFDTAAFILVFITLGNYLEARSKGQAGEALRKLLEMEAETATVVREDGTEEAVPLEDVAVGDRMKVRPGEKIPTDGVVVDGQSAVDESMVTGESVPVEKEEGDEVVGSTINENGVLVVEATKVGSDTALQQIVQTVKDAQSRQPDIQNLADRISAYFVPAVIANALFWGAVWFLFPEALAGVVDWLPVWGQVAGGPAPAGGGVSVFEFAVIVFASAVLIACPCALGLATPAATMVGTTIGAQNGVLFKGGDVLERAKDVDTVVFDKTGTLTEGEMELTDVVVIGEDGTPLPDGGEASPDGGQLTARPDLSEDDVLRLAASAESGSEHPLAQALVEGAEERGLDVVDPDAFENVPGHGVRATVDGGEVLVGNRKLLRDEGIDPSPAAETMERLENEGKTAMLVAYEGDLIGVVADADTVKETADDAVAALRERGVDVMMITGDNERTARAVAQRVGIDPENVRAGVLPEDKSDAVERIQDEGRQAMMVGDGVNDAPALAVAHVGTAIGSGTDVAIEAADVTLMRDDPLDVVKAIRISDATLQKIKQNLVWALGYNTAMIPLASLGLLQPVLAAAAMAFSSVSVLTNSMLFRRYDPDGDYELLGRFR
- a CDS encoding GAP family protein; this translates as MSLVDVLPLAIVMIAGPQILSSIFLATSEQWRTNSVAYVFGATLSISSVVVVAYRLGNSISGGGFLGARAKHLLYVAVLVLLLFAAVDTYRKRAVSEPPEWMGKLAGATPRFSFRLGFLLLGFFPTNIITSVSVGTYLAANDAPVTDATGFVLLTLFILALPSLGVLLLGARAEAALPELRDWMDDNSWIISEAVIVLFVVLTIQNLLG
- the aroE gene encoding shikimate dehydrogenase translates to MDVYGIIGNPVEHSLSPPLHEAAFRELGIDAKFVTFEADPDRIQEAFRGAEALGIDGLTVTLPFKHDAFEFAEPDAQIERVGAVNTIDFTEDGPVGYNTDMTGTLRAFEHHGVDLEGGRAVVVGAGGAARALAFGFEEAGADVQIANRTESKAHDLADEVPGATGHGLEELPDLMADADVVANATSVGLESDESVAPADAWHEDLVAFDAVYKPFETRFLQDAANAGAQTIDGAWMLLFQGVDAFEIWTGQEAPVDAMNEALRSHL